TTCTGTGTTTCTCTCATCAATCTGCGCTAATCTGTGTAATCGGCGGTTTTTTACCCACCGATTGACACAGATTTTCACCGATTTGGTTGTTGAAACCGCAGATTGCGCAGATTACGCAGAAAAATCTGTACGCCAAGGGCCCAAGGGGTTAACGCCAAGACGCCAAGAAAGCAAAGAGCGCAAAGAAATTTCTGTGTTCTCTGTGCCTCCTCTGTGTCTTCTGTGTTCCTCTCCTCAATCTGTGTAAATCTGTGTAATCTGTGGTTTCTATTCTCCACGCAACACCTGCGCCGGGGGGATGCGCGCCGCACGGCGGGCAGGCAGCCACGCTGCCACCACCCCCACCAGCCCCGGCAGCGCCACCCCCATCGCCAAAAGCCAGCCCAGCCCACGCGGGCTCGCCGCATACATCGCCCAGAAGGCACCCCAGCCCAGCAGGCCGCCCAATAGCCCACCCAAAACCCCGCTCAGCCAGCCTTCCCGCAGCACCACCCCGCGCACCGCGCCTTCCCGCCAGCCCAACGCCCGCAGCAGGCCGAATTCCTCGCGCCGGCTCGCCACCTCCGCGCTCAGGTCGTTCCCCGTCAGCAGCCCCGCCAACAGCAGCGTCAGCCCCACCATCAGCCCGTGCTCCGGCCCCAAATGCAGCAGGATGTACTGCCCCAGCAGCGTCGTCCGCAAATACGCCTGCCGATCCACCAGGATGGCCGCCAAAAGCACCACCAGCCCCCCGGCCAGCGCGTTCGCCAGCAGCACCGCCAACGCCCGCCGCGGCCGCCGCCGCCAGCCCGTCAGCGTGTAGCCCCACAGCGAACCCACGCCGCCGCGGCTCTTCTGCTTCTTTTCCCCACGCAAGCCCCCCATCCGCAGCACCGCCACCGGCGCCATCCGCACCACGCTCAGCGCTGCAGGCGTGGCCCCCAGCCCAAAGGCCGCCAACATTCCCACCGGCACCACGGCATACGCCCACCACGGCAGCGGCGCATGGCCTGCCGCCAACGCCGCCCCCCACGCGGCCAGCGCGCCCACCGCCGCACCCGCCGCCACCGCCAGCAGGTACGAGCCCACCGTCTGCCGCACCACCCAGCCCGTGCGCCAGCCCAACGCCTTGCGCAGGGCCAAGGCCTGCTGTTCCCGCGCCAGCATCAGCCAGCCCTGATGCACCGTGTACAGCCCCGCCACCACGGCCAGCAGCGCCAAGAAGAGCCACTGCCCTAAGTTGATGCGCTCCTGATAGGCCGTGGTCACGCCCTTGCGAATCCAGAATTCCTGCACCGTGCCCATATCGGGCACATCCACCAGCACCGGCGTGGGCGAGGAGCCTACCATGATGTCCACTTCTAGCCCGGTGCGGCGGTGGATTTCCCCGGCCACGGCTTCAATCTTCGCCTGCGCGGCAGGGGACATGGCTTCAATGCCCGCCACGCGCACCCGCACCGCGCTGATGCAGTCCTCGCGGCCGAGCACGGTGCAGACCGCGTCCACGGTGGTGAGGGCCAACGGCGGCGGCTGCAGGTAGCCCGCGGGGTTGAGGGTGGGGTAGAGCGGCTTGGGTGGGTTCACCGGCCGCCCCTGGGCGTCGGCGACCAGGAGCGCCGAGGGCGGGTAGTAAGTTTCCAGCGGTACTCGGTTCACATCGCTGGGGCGCGGCAAACGGCGGATGTCAATCACGCCCATGGCATAGAGGCTGAAAGGCTTGGTGGCCTCCATGTGGACTTGGCGGAAACGGGGGAAAACGAAAGCGGCCTGCCCGAAAGGGCGCTGCAGGCGCAGGTGAGGCATCGCGTCGGCGGCGGTTTCCCCTTCCGCCGTGTAAAGCATGGGCTGAGGTTGGGTGACTTCCTGCCATTCTGTGATTGTGGGCGTTCCTTCAATCGCGTGCCCCGGCCATTTTCCCCCAAAGGCGACGAACAGCGAGCCGACGATTTGGTTGTAGACCGTCTCCGTATCCCACGAGCGCTGCCAGAGCAACGAAGGGGCAAAGCGGGCCAGCGCCTGCTCGGGCGGGAGGGCAAGGATTTCTTCTTTGCTGGCATCCTCGGGGAAGGCATACAGCGCCGCGCGGGGCGTGTAGCGGATGTAGGGGGTCTGGTTCAGCCAGACGGGAATGATGGCCTTCTGCTC
This region of Chloroflexota bacterium genomic DNA includes:
- a CDS encoding ABC transporter permease: MRRNRAIMPLLGAFLLSFLGIFLVASSRQIGLETRRITAHTWRTTYDILVRPKANYWPSERQLGLVPANYLAGTYGGITIAQWRTIASLPEVEVAAPMAPLGVTQPVVAFTQPLPARQEGTLFFLQEEDIADSGAGKERWTMYVLVQQTSQPRPQMPPQQALNLGWSGFWQASPQRGVRVDLRFPLTIAGIDPEAESHLVGLDKTVVSGKPFQNAPIRYKKSPSGEQKAIIPVWLNQTPYIRYTPRAALYAFPEDASKEEILALPPEQALARFAPSLLWQRSWDTETVYNQIVGSLFVAFGGKWPGHAIEGTPTITEWQEVTQPQPMLYTAEGETAADAMPHLRLQRPFGQAAFVFPRFRQVHMEATKPFSLYAMGVIDIRRLPRPSDVNRVPLETYYPPSALLVADAQGRPVNPPKPLYPTLNPAGYLQPPPLALTTVDAVCTVLGREDCISAVRVRVAGIEAMSPAAQAKIEAVAGEIHRRTGLEVDIMVGSSPTPVLVDVPDMGTVQEFWIRKGVTTAYQERINLGQWLFLALLAVVAGLYTVHQGWLMLAREQQALALRKALGWRTGWVVRQTVGSYLLAVAAGAAVGALAAWGAALAAGHAPLPWWAYAVVPVGMLAAFGLGATPAALSVVRMAPVAVLRMGGLRGEKKQKSRGGVGSLWGYTLTGWRRRPRRALAVLLANALAGGLVVLLAAILVDRQAYLRTTLLGQYILLHLGPEHGLMVGLTLLLAGLLTGNDLSAEVASRREEFGLLRALGWREGAVRGVVLREGWLSGVLGGLLGGLLGWGAFWAMYAASPRGLGWLLAMGVALPGLVGVVAAWLPARRAARIPPAQVLRGE